The following is a genomic window from Neodiprion pinetum isolate iyNeoPine1 chromosome 3, iyNeoPine1.2, whole genome shotgun sequence.
CGTCATTGCTAGATTCCATAAGACGCCTGTTGATGGCCCAAAATTGGTCAAATTTATCATTCAATAACCCAAGCCACAATTGATTATGATCTTTCTTTTGCATACTAGATACGACTTGTCCTCTGTGTTTCAGTACATCAGATTCTTTGATACAGGCCAGGAAATACGATTCCACTACTTCCCTAGAATCAAATGCATATGgtttaaatataatttccaCTTTGCAGTAACGTCAACTTTGCACTACACTCAATAATTTAATTGGGTAGAACAATGTTGAtggtttaatttattttatttcatgtatGATCATAATGGTACATGTACCCTTTAAAGTTATTCCATCTTGTCTGTAACTAAAATTAGCAACACAGAAGCAATTCATACTTATTCTGACAGTGCATAATGGCATTTTCTggaaatttgtcaaaatgGACAGTGATATTCCAAGGCAGTTGAATATCTATGGCATGCAGGTCAAGTAATACGCCGATTGGTAGGTGCCATTTCAATGGCGCTCCATTGAATTCTAACCACATTTCATTATCCTGTTTATCCTTCTGTATGTGGCGCGTGAAATGTTTGCGAACCTAAAATGCACAAAACTTCTAGAGCTGAAATAAAAAGTAGGTGTATTCTGTGTATATTGTTTGACTTATCAATAGTCTATACATTTTACACAGATAATGATGCAGATAATAGCTGCGTGATTTTCTCAACATCAATTCGTTAAGAGTTATTTATTGATGAATGAACACCTACCCTGAGACGTATAGATTGTTCGAAAATATTCTATTAACTTCAAGTTACTGGAGATAATTGTACTTAATGATATTGTGTAATGTGCAGATTCATTTTACTCACCTTGTCAACGCAGAGAGGAAAATAACTTAACCTAGGGACCATCAAATAATAAGGAGCTGGAGCCTGAAGTTCACAGACTTCTTCTGAATCAAGTTGAAAGCAGACTGGAACCTTGCCTTCCCATATCTCCCGTAAAACTTCTCTGTCGTTAGCCATGGTGACGACTAATTGACAAACCTAAAGAACAATTTGTCGACCTTTGATGCTTACTTTCTAGCTTACACTGACGGGTAATCACTTATTGAATAGGTTATGCCCTCCATCACTTTATCTTAACGCCGTGACACAAGTGCAAACTGAGTGACTGACTAGCGAGGCATAAATTGGGTGGCGAATgtagaggaaaaaatatacgttccAGGAATGACTATCGCCGTTTTATCACATGACAATTCGACTTTCATCTCCAATTTCAACTCGGGATTTGTGAAGTTACCCAGGTATAAGTTGTGACCGAGTTGCTCGAGGTGTAACCACGACATACACGAGAGCTTAGCAGTTAGGTGGATACTAATGTACACTGTTTTACCTTGGAATACGTTCTGACTCTGCCGGGGTTCTtgctgaaaaacaaaattaccgGTAGGTGGCATCTTCGGCTCAATGTAAAGCTTACTAAGGTATATAATATtctgttatattttattaccttAATACTCACGTTGATTGAGGAATATAAAAACAGTTGCCCTAATGGGCTTTGGTGTGGCAACTGAAAATCGTTGTGCGCTTGCGCTCCCTAAGATGTTCCAATAGTAGAGTTGAAAACTTATTGCAGGACATcagagagttaccgatttcgacatgatgttggctgcattcaccttccgagtaacacTATCTTCGCAATGGTAAGTCCAAGCCAGTACTTAGCCTGTGTGTACTTACGGACTTGTCGGCGATAGAAGAAAtcaataatgagaaaaaatttcttccgaaATTCGTAGCAAtacagtgatttaat
Proteins encoded in this region:
- the Atg5 gene encoding autophagy protein 5; amino-acid sequence: MANDREVLREIWEGKVPVCFQLDSEEVCELQAPAPYYLMVPRLSYFPLCVDKVRKHFTRHIQKDKQDNEMWLEFNGAPLKWHLPIGVLLDLHAIDIQLPWNITVHFDKFPENAIMHCQNKEVVESYFLACIKESDVLKHRGQVVSSMQKKDHNQLWLGLLNDKFDQFWAINRRLMESSNDDGFKYIPFRCYLSEEKYIQKLVKPVNEEGQRKKLGHLLSEVFPDQEKVVVRTHGITPLPETPLQWLSEHLSYPDNFLHLCLINWSPEVTSK